ttttttttttttttttttgctttgaaATCATATCGAGATTATTATAACGAACGGTCGAATCAAGGTACACAACgcttgataaaaaaaatcagatcATTTTACATTTGGCACGATCACGTGCCTGACACGCTCACAAATTTTCGTAATAAACAACtactaagaaaatatttttaacaaagtccaaattctaaataattatgtaCATATACAaccataaattaaatttaagatgttaaaaataaaaaaaaaattcaaaaaaacaattgaaacccaTTGAATCGATTTTCCATTTCAATACCGGTCCGACCGATTTTGGTCAGTGAAACAATTCTTAGGCGATATCCGAAACAAACCCGTGACCGATTCAACATATTGTGTAGAAGCTTGGCACACTTGAGATATGATATATGTAGATGGGATATATATCCAAATCCTATTccgaaaataatttaattttatttgtatatatttaaaaaatactaTATTTGGCCATTTTTAACGTTTGCTAAAATAAACTATCAAAAATCTCTTTAAACACacacatgaataatttaatctattggatttttaaatagcaaaattgtaaatattattttatggtatATTATAACTTATcattaaaacattttaaaataatagaatttaattatttaaaattgttgtTTAAATATGAATCGAGGCCGCCAAGCCATAGCGAGCGAGTAAAATTAGCGGCCGGCGCCATTTGGATGATCCTCGCCCGCTTATTTCTCCATCCAAAATCTTCCAATAAATCCTACATATAAATCATAAGCGAAAATCATTGTGATATAGCAGCAATTTCTACCTCTGCGAGTGTCTGGAAATGGGTATTCTGCGATTGGAGGAGACCCAGAAGGCGGAGCTTGAGGAATTCCGGCGGATGCTGTTGTCTTGCGCTGCCGTGCACCGCCGGAAGGACGAGGATGTGCTTAAGGACAGAGGAAATGCGTTGGCGGGAGCTCCGGACGACGACGTATTGCTGGACAAGCTGGTCTGTGTCACCAGTGGTGTATCATATCTTGGCATCGCTATAGTGAACCAGCTCCTGGTTGATGGGTACTCCGTGAGGATTATCGTCGATAATGAAGGTGAAATTGTGCTTACTTTGAGCTGTTTTTTCCCTTTTAGTTCGTTCCTTTCGTTTGCCGCGTGTTGCAGATGGATCAAACTATTGATTTCCAGAGTTTTAGTTAATATTACGAAGTACAGACGTTGATTTGTTTGAATTACACGCCAGTTTTGCTCGATGATTATGGAAATCACcccttcttttctttcttttctttttcggGTTTTTTGGCATCCCGTTTCATAATTTCCTCTCGTGTTTTTGGTGCCGATGATTGTTCCAAGATTTGAGTGATTTGGTTTCTTGATGTTCCATTGTTTAACGGGTGATCGTTGCACTTTCTGGCGCAAAATCCAGTTGAATTTCCCGTTGTGCTTGCTACTTGTGAAAGCTTTTTGCTCTTGCGTGATAATCGATATATGTCCCCTTGTTCATtaatttttgatttttcatcCAACTTTTAACTCTGTTTTAATCATTTCATAATAATATGCGCCCATctgtttatatatattttatgtttttagttTACTTTACAGAGTGAGGAATGTTCTTCGCAAAAATCTCATTTTACACATTTATACTGCAACTAAACTGGCAGGATTAAATCAAAATAACCAACTATAGTTAATGTttgtaaaaagaaaatattttgagtatTATTTTCAACCATTTGGAAATTTTAGGAAGTTAATTTTcaggtttaatttttattaattgattTTGCATAAAATGGAGATGCTTGCCATTAATTTCCTGTAAACACAAGGTTAAAATGCTTTTCACTCTAAAATGATGGGAGTTTCTTTTCATGGGTCCTAATGAACAGCCCACATGTTGAAAACCACtcatttttatatatgttttctaGAAGGCACGTGATATGTTGGATGGTACCACAAGTAATAGAAAAAAAGCACTGATTTTCATCCTTTCATGTGTttcttgttttaaaaaaaaacagacTTTATGTCTTAATTTTTTAGATTAATGGGtcattgcaaaaaaaaaatcttcacGCTTGTTGTTCGTGTACAAGTCTATCTTTAGGATTGGCCtgtgaatttatttaatttaacgaTGTTGAATGGAAAAAGCAGAAGACGTCGAAAAGCTGAGGGAAATGGAAAATTCCGGTGAAATGAGACTAACCAACAGCGTTGTTGAAGTAGTCACGGCCAAGCTTACTGATGTTGAGAGCCTAACCGACGCCTTTGATGGTTGTCGTGGTGTGTTTCATACCGCTGGTTTCGTGGACCCTGCTGGTTTATCCGGCTATACTGTGAGTTGCTTTCTGTTTCATTGTTCAATCTTCTCTTCATTCCCTTCCTCACACAAATGCACATCTCGTTTACTACTCTGTTTACGCATTTCCGCTGTCGATGTTATTAGCTTGAGCTTCTAAAATATGCATTTGTCATGCACAGCACTCTGCTTTGATGAGATTCCCCCAGGGCTCGCGAGGAAATGTCTAAAACGACTATAGTTAACCAAGCAATGTTTAGATAACATGGAACTTCGGCATCAGATTTAAATTGcaaacttaaattaatttattgataaGATTAAAGTTGATGATGATGCTGTTTGTTTTGAATATATACTGGGTTGAGTTTGTTTTGCCTGTTTAAATTATTATCAGTTGAAGAAACTGTTCAATATCTATCTTGAAAAACAAACAATATCAATTCTTACGTGTTTTAATATTAATGCTGCACTCTTTTGTTCTTTGTAGAAAGTAATGTCCGATATTGAAGTGAATGCAAGCAAAAATGTCATAAAGGCGTGTGGGATTTCGCCTTCcgttagacattgtgtactaaCTTCTTCACTTTTGACCTGCATCTGGAAAGATAGTTCTTGTGATGAATCTTTTAACCGGATTGATGACAAATGCTGGAGTGATGAATCTGTTTGCCTGGAAAAGAAGGTACTCCCAAAATCATCAATGTTCCCCCCTCTCAATTTGAGTTCTCCATTGTTCTTTATGGGCCAATATGGACGAGTAGATTGGAGGGTGGGGTTaaaccttttttttaaaaaaaaactatacaCGTAAAGTTTCgtaatttattttcatgtaagCGGTGCAATTGTGCACGTGAGTTTGATAATAATCTTATTACATGTGAAATGACCACATCGCTGCCACTAGTTTTAATCATCAACACCTTTCAGAAATTGCTTGTTAAAGTATAAAGCATTTTGTTTCTAAACAATACAGCTCTGGTATGCCCTGGGGAAACTAAGAGCAGAAAAGGCAGCTTGGGAAACTGCGAAGGAGAATAACTTGAAACTAGCCACAATTTGTCCCGGACTTATCACGGGATCCAAATTCTTCCATCGAAATCCAACCCCTACGCTTGCTTATCTTAAAGGAATCCAAGAAATGTATACAAAGGGGTTGCTAGCAACTGTCGACGTTAATAGATTAGCAAAGGCGCATGTAAGAGTATTTCAAGAGATGAAAAAGGCAGCATGTGGGAGATATATTTACTTTGATCAAGTACTAGACAGCATAGATGGGATCGAAAATCTGGCTCGAGAAACGGGCTTAAACATGAGCTCGATTACAGGTGGTGCCTCTTCTAGCAACGGTGCTCGTTTTGAACTTTCAAATGGAAGGCTTGTAAACTTGATGTCGAGAACATGGAGATGTAATGATGAATAAGTCATAGAGGTTAGTATTCTGGGTTTTTCTTGATCAATTTAAAGGTGTGTGATACCGCCTCATCTACTACGCTTATTCCGTCGGTGGCAAACACCACGATTGATCAAGCATTTTTACTTATGAGCAAATGGCGAAGATTTAGTATAAGATGTATGAGACTCCaaataaatgataatgtttGTATATGTGATGACAAATTTAAGTCAGCTTCAAATAATTCCAGCTTCCTTTGACAAACATATTGATGTTATGCACAAAGTTTTGGGCTTGGGTTAGAGGTGAGCATTCGGCTCCGACCGAGCCGAATAAATAAAAACCGAACCAACCAAACTTATTTTCCGCTTGTTCGAACTCAAACCGACATATATTAACTAGTACAACCAAACAAACCGAACCAATATAAGATCGCTCcaattatgttttaaaaaatgaaaaatctcgAGATAGAGGAGATTGTGGAAGAAGATAAGAATGTTGATGCAGCGGTTGGGGAATAGAGCTCCAACACCAAAAAGAGATAGTCATTTTTCTCCTACCATTTTAGAAGAAGAGCTTCTCCCAAGTTTTAGACAATCAAGCGTAGGAGAATATGATGGACGTACCGATCCTGAAGAACACCTGAGAAGATTTGAGAATGCAGCGTTGTTGCATCAACACTCAGATGGAGTAATGTGCAGGGTGTTCCTGGGTACGTTGGTAAGATAAGCTCAACAATGGTTCAATACACTACAATCCAACTTCATACGGTCTTTCGAGGAGTTTTCTATGGCCTTCTTACATCGATTTGCTAGCAACAAGAGGTACCAAAAAATTACGTAAGCTTGTTTGTGATGAAGCAACAAGAAATGAAACTTTGGGATAGTTTATTCAGCGCTTCAACAATGCAGCGCGGAAATACTGGCTGCTACCTCTGACATtatgataagtgcctttactcaaaaattaaaagatgggaaaaatgaaaattaaattttatctacTAAGGCCGAgtctagtagaggagaagaggttGTGAAAACAAAAGTTAGATTCTGTCTACTAAGCGTGAGCATGGCAGAAGAGAAGACGTGAGGAGAGAAAAGGAGCTTTGGCAAGCTCGCACCTTAGTTGATGAGCTTTGGTGAGCTCGCACCATAGTAGTTCCAAAAAGTCGAAGATAAATtcaaaagaaacaatatattcaaatataaGATACTCAATGTAGCATAAGAGTGTTCAATAAGAGTGGACCTCATACATATCAAACGCACACAAAAGGAAGTAGCCGAATATAAGCGTCATACAGGCCGTAATGGCATAATAAACTAAGTACGAAAAATAAAGTGGCCGAGTGCGTGACAAAATATGGTCGAAGGCATATATCATCTGCAACGACGACAATATAGCATAAACAGGTCTATAGGTCGGGAGGAAGGCCCGCTAAGAGATCCCTAAGGTTGATAAGGTCTTTGGGAGCACCTGTTTGAGAATACCAATGAGCCTTCAAGAGGTTGACTATACTCTCAAATCCTACCTCCAAATAACGAAAAGCTTTCGGACTACAGATCTCGTTGAATTCTTCAGACTTGAGAAATTCTTCTTTGAACGAGGAGGATTCCTTCACGAGTTGTGCCTTGGCGTCCTCGAGATCCTTGCGGGCTTGTGCTGCTTCATCTTGGGAAACCTTTAGCTCTTTCTTCAACTTCTGAAGCTTTGTTTTGTGGTCTTTTGTCAGTTGCTGAAGCTCCTCCTCTTTCTTCTACAAAAGCTCATCATATCGAGCCCGAGACTTCGAAAGCTCTCCAGCATGTGTTGCCTTCGCCTCGTCGATCGTCGCCTGAAGCTAGTCGTGAAGATCCCTACTCTCGTGCGAGTCGTGGTAGTTGTTCGTCCTGAAGACATCGGCGCGCTCAACCAACTCTTCTAGATACATGACGCCTTGAACAAAGGAGACGAGAATGAGAAGACAAGAGGAAAATTAATCATATATTTAACATCAAGTTAAAGTTTAAAGGGAGAAACATACTTCGGTGAGACTGTTGCATGTCTGTCGGGCAAGATCAGACAACCCCCAACGAATTCAAAAATGTTGCATCTGGGTGGGAAAGGAGTTGAAATAACAGCTTCTGTACTATGTTGGTAGGATCTCGTCCA
This sequence is a window from Primulina tabacum isolate GXHZ01 chromosome 17, ASM2559414v2, whole genome shotgun sequence. Protein-coding genes within it:
- the LOC142531572 gene encoding cinnamoyl-CoA reductase-like SNL6, which codes for MGILRLEETQKAELEEFRRMLLSCAAVHRRKDEDVLKDRGNALAGAPDDDVLLDKLVCVTSGVSYLGIAIVNQLLVDGYSVRIIVDNEEDVEKLREMENSGEMRLTNSVVEVVTAKLTDVESLTDAFDGCRGVFHTAGFVDPAGLSGYTKVMSDIEVNASKNVIKACGISPSVRHCVLTSSLLTCIWKDSSCDESFNRIDDKCWSDESVCLEKKLWYALGKLRAEKAAWETAKENNLKLATICPGLITGSKFFHRNPTPTLAYLKGIQEMYTKGLLATVDVNRLAKAHVRVFQEMKKAACGRYIYFDQVLDSIDGIENLARETGLNMSSITGGASSSNGARFELSNGRLVNLMSRTWRCNDE